Proteins encoded by one window of Fibrobacter sp. UWB15:
- a CDS encoding electron transfer flavoprotein subunit alpha/FixB family protein, with the protein MNNVFVYCEIEGTTVVDVSLELLSKGRKLANTLGVQLECICAGKGLDGIEKQVFPYGVDKVHVFDAEGLFPYTTNPHASLVVNLFKEEQPQICLLGATVIGRDLGPRISSAMHSGLTADCTELEIDSFEMSIGGVKKFYENQLCQIRPAFGGNIVATIVNPEHRPQMATVREGVMKKEIVDPNYKGEVIKHDVAKYVPETEYVVKVLERHVEKAKHNLKGAPIVVAGGYGMGSKENFDMLFELAKELHAEVGASRAAIDAGFADHDRQIGQTGVTVRPKVYIACGISGQIQHLAGMQDSGIIISVNS; encoded by the coding sequence ATGAATAACGTATTTGTATATTGCGAAATTGAGGGCACGACCGTTGTCGATGTTTCCCTCGAACTTTTGTCCAAGGGCCGCAAGCTCGCCAACACGCTCGGCGTTCAGCTCGAATGCATTTGCGCAGGCAAGGGCCTCGATGGCATTGAAAAGCAGGTGTTCCCCTACGGTGTGGACAAGGTCCATGTGTTCGACGCCGAAGGGCTCTTCCCCTACACCACCAACCCGCACGCATCGCTCGTGGTGAACCTCTTCAAGGAAGAGCAGCCGCAGATTTGCCTGCTCGGTGCAACGGTGATTGGCCGTGACCTCGGCCCGCGCATCTCCAGCGCCATGCACAGCGGCCTTACCGCCGACTGTACCGAACTCGAAATCGACAGCTTCGAAATGAGCATCGGTGGCGTGAAGAAGTTCTACGAAAACCAGCTCTGCCAGATTCGCCCGGCGTTCGGCGGCAACATCGTTGCTACCATCGTGAACCCGGAACACCGCCCGCAGATGGCGACGGTGCGCGAAGGCGTGATGAAGAAGGAAATCGTGGACCCGAACTACAAGGGCGAAGTCATCAAGCACGACGTGGCCAAGTACGTGCCGGAAACGGAATACGTGGTCAAGGTGCTCGAACGCCATGTGGAAAAGGCCAAGCACAACCTCAAGGGTGCACCCATCGTGGTGGCCGGTGGTTACGGCATGGGCTCCAAGGAAAACTTCGACATGCTGTTCGAACTGGCGAAGGAACTCCACGCCGAAGTGGGCGCAAGCCGTGCCGCTATCGACGCGGGCTTTGCCGATCATGACCGCCAGATTGGCCAGACCGGCGTGACCGTACGCCCGAAGGTGTATATCGCCTGCGGTATCTCCGGCCAGATTCAGCACCTCGCCGGCATGCAGGATTCAGGAATCATCATCTCCGTGAACTCCGA
- a CDS encoding electron transfer flavoprotein subunit beta/FixA family protein — translation MSLKIVVLAKQVPDTRNVGPDAMTEQGTINRAALPAVFNPEDLNALEQALRLKDQFPGSTISVLTMGLPKSAEVVREALYRGADEGFVVTDRPLGGADTLATSYTLAQAVKKIGDYDIILGGRQAIDGDTAQVGPQIAEKLGLTQVTYAEEILSLDEKARKVVIRRHIDGGVETVEAPLPLVVTVNGSAAPCRPRNAKRLMKFKNATVVAERKPEDAEKYEALIAKKPYLNIPQWGAADINADPAQIGKAGSPTNVKAVKNIVFKAKESRTLTASDADVEGLIKELLDGKIIG, via the coding sequence ATGAGTCTTAAAATCGTTGTGCTTGCTAAGCAAGTACCTGATACACGAAACGTGGGCCCCGATGCCATGACGGAGCAGGGAACCATCAATCGTGCCGCATTGCCCGCGGTCTTCAACCCCGAAGACCTGAACGCCCTGGAGCAAGCCCTTCGTTTGAAGGACCAGTTCCCGGGTTCCACCATTTCTGTGCTGACGATGGGTCTCCCGAAGTCTGCCGAAGTCGTCCGCGAAGCTCTGTACCGCGGTGCCGACGAAGGTTTCGTGGTGACGGACCGTCCGCTCGGTGGTGCTGACACTCTCGCTACGAGCTACACGCTCGCCCAGGCCGTCAAGAAGATTGGCGACTACGACATTATTCTCGGTGGCCGCCAGGCTATCGACGGCGATACCGCACAGGTCGGTCCGCAGATTGCAGAAAAGCTCGGCCTCACCCAGGTGACCTACGCCGAAGAAATCCTCTCCCTCGACGAAAAGGCCCGTAAGGTCGTGATCCGCCGCCACATCGACGGTGGCGTGGAAACGGTGGAAGCACCGCTCCCGCTGGTCGTGACCGTGAACGGAAGTGCGGCCCCGTGCCGTCCGCGCAACGCAAAGCGTCTCATGAAGTTCAAGAACGCGACGGTGGTTGCCGAACGCAAGCCGGAAGACGCCGAAAAGTATGAAGCCCTCATCGCGAAGAAGCCCTACCTGAACATTCCGCAGTGGGGCGCCGCCGACATCAACGCAGACCCAGCCCAGATCGGTAAGGCCGGTTCGCCGACGAACGTGAAGGCTGTCAAGAACATCGTGTTCAAGGCGAAGGAAAGCCGCACGCTCACCGCAAGCGACGCCGACGTCGAAGGACTTATCAAGGAACTTTTAGACGGGAAGATTATTGGCTAG